From Butyricimonas paravirosa, one genomic window encodes:
- a CDS encoding GlsB/YeaQ/YmgE family stress response membrane protein codes for MMFIWYILIGIFAGYLAGKIVRGGGMGLLVNLIVGIIGGVLGGWLFGIMGIWTTGVIGSLITATVGAIVLLAIVSLFSKRNS; via the coding sequence ATGATGTTTATATGGTATATTTTGATTGGTATTTTTGCCGGGTATCTGGCAGGAAAAATTGTCCGGGGAGGTGGAATGGGTTTGTTGGTGAACCTGATTGTGGGAATCATTGGTGGCGTGTTGGGAGGCTGGCTTTTCGGCATCATGGGAATATGGACAACGGGTGTTATCGGGAGTTTGATCACGGCGACCGTGGGGGCGATTGTTTTGCTGGCGATTGTTTCGTTGTTCAGTAAAAGAAATTCGTAG